GGCTGGCGAGGTGGGGCGCACTGTGGTGAAGGTCGGTGTGACAAGGCACACCATGGTAGGGGCCGGTGCAATGTGGCAGACTGTGGTGGGGGTTGGCGCGATGGGGCATTCCGTCGTGGGGGCCGGTGGAAAGGAGCACACCGTGGTGGCATCCGGCAGGAAGGAGCAAACTGTGGTGGTTGCAGAAGCAGACTTTCGACCAGGTCGAAGAAGAGGTGCCTGTCCTTCTTTATTTGGAGGAAAGACAAACTGGTGTTTGGGGCCTGATGTTGATGGTGCCTCGTTCAATTTTTCCCTCGGCAAAGGAAGCTGCGTATCTGCCACAGCAATTGGATCAAGTGGAGTCAGTCCCTGTGTGAGTACACTCATTTCCTGATCCTTTTGCCCCCGTTGAAACCTGATTATAAATGATatgtattattcatatatattaatttagaagtattcaggtaatttaaagaaaataatgtgcTTTGGTTACCACTGAATAAGCGTCTTCTGGTTTAGCTCAAAAAGCTGGATCACTGTTTCATCCATCAGCCTGCGACTGCCAAGCACCAGATCCCGGATGTGGTGGTAATCGGTCAGTATTTTAGACCACCTGGGCGTGCGAACACCAGCCTTCTTGGAAGTGGACTTGTGTACGGCACACAGCTTTGTACAAATGGCCTCAACCAAGCGGCTGGTGCTAGGCCACTGTGCTGGACCCCCAGGATGTCCAATCAGACAGCGCTTGACGCTCTCCACACCTGGAGTGACTCCGGAGCGATTCGGTGCCTTAAAGCACCCATGTGTCAGCTGAGGCTGATGTCGAGGCTGGTAGTTGATGCGCTGTTTATCAACATCCAGGAGAGCTGTCCACAGCTTGATGGCCTCTGTCACCTGCAGGTCAGTGAGGTAAGGAGCCACACGAAGACCTACCAAAT
The Danio rerio strain Tuebingen ecotype United States chromosome 4, GRCz12tu, whole genome shotgun sequence genome window above contains:
- the LOC137487266 gene encoding uncharacterized protein; its protein translation is MALLGLRVAPYLTDLQVTEAIKLWTALLDVDKQRINYQPRHQPQLTHGCFKAPNRSGVTPGVESVKRCLIGHPGGPAQWPSTSRLVEAICTKLCAVHKSTSKKAGVRTPRWSKILTDYHHIRDLVLGSRRLMDETVIQLFELNQKTLIQWFQRGQKDQEMSVLTQGLTPLDPIAVADTQLPLPREKLNEAPSTSGPKHQFVFPPNKEGQAPLLRPGRKSASATTTVCSFLPDATTVCSFPPAPTTECPIAPTPTTVCHIAPAPTMVCLVTPTFTTVRPTSPASTTVFPIIPASTTVRPIALAPTTVRPIVFAPTTVCSFPPTPSTVCPIAPPPIAPGVVQPISGPGSLFGTLVFNPDMSVSMVIPSFAAPTSSAVPASPAPAVPPPAPAPPAPTGTGEGKLSPQKEVCA